Proteins from a genomic interval of Scatophagus argus isolate fScaArg1 chromosome 6, fScaArg1.pri, whole genome shotgun sequence:
- the znf648 gene encoding zinc finger protein 501, translated as MQMILCLTAQVTMADEISPGMLLQVVGKKSKKKHQERHCVTASSPDGQILINTHSTKADSSLGSVCVGVNLLSESSETEILYLNPQAPNWSLVEGFAELSPRDDTGLNDDRDCSNRGLVQCTKYIVSNKINGSNEVLLDAAQKTERNSKKLKSHKIQSDASVKQRACKLKEINLEEYSPGGGGTNTKKKSRPVKKSLKKREDNKMSRLLVAMKKRNEVDTEHRPFKCTHCDWAFKKFCNLQSHLQTHTGLKPHVCDICGKAYSHQGTLQQHKRLHTGERPYHCPFCVKTYIWSSDYRKHIRTHTGEKPYVCDTCGKDFIRSSDLRKHERNMHTNNKPFPCTHCGKTFNKPLSLKRHERKHLGEKPFSCPDCGKAFALASRMAEHQKIHTGVRPYICSVCSKCFTKSSNLTEHEAIHSGVRPHKCTECGVAFAMASRLIRHQYVHSKEKPHSCTGCSKNFSHLATLNLHQEQTCAGRIFVCMECNKSFQCAAKLSKHMLSHRDKSV; from the coding sequence ATGCAGATGATTTTATGCCTCACTGCACAAGTGACCATGGCTGATGAAATCTCCCCAGGGATGCTATTGCAAGTTGTtggaaagaaaagtaaaaagaaacatCAAGAAAGGCATTGTGTCACTGCTTCTTCCCCAGATGGACAGATCTTAATCAACACTCACAGCACCAAGGCTGACTCTTCACTTGGCAGTGTCTGTGTAGGTGTGAACCTACTTTCAGAAAGTAGTGAGACTGAAATCCTTTATCTGAACCCCCAAGCACCAAACTGGTCCCTGGTGGAGGGGTTTGCTGAGCTTTCACCCAGAGACGATACCGGACTTAATGATGACCGAGACTGCAGTAATCGAGGATTGGTACAGTGCACTAAATATATTGTGAGCAATAAAATAAACGGATCTAATGAAGTCCTCTTGGATGCTGcgcaaaagacagaaaggaactCTAAAAAACTCAAGAGCCATAAGATACAAAGTGATGCCTCAGTCAAACAGAGGGCATGTAAGCTCAAAGAGATCAATCTTGAGGAATATTCTCCAGGTGGAGGTGGGACTAATACCAAAAAGAAGAGCCGTCCGGTTAAGAAATCCCTTAAAAAGCGTGAAGACAACAAGATGTCTCGACTTTTGGTAGCAATGAAAAAACGTAACGAAGTTGACACAGAGCACCGTCCCTTCAAGTGCACACACTGCGACTGGGCTTTCAAGAAGTTCTGCAACCTACAGAGtcacttacaaacacacacaggtctcaAGCCACATGTGTGTGATATATGTGGCAAGGCTTACTCTCACCAGGGCacgctgcagcagcacaagcGTCTACACACAGGTGAAAGGCCATATCACTGCCCCTTCTGTGTCAAGACCTATATCTGGTCCTCAGATTACCGCAAGCATATCCGCACACACACTGGTGAAAAGCCCTACGTCTGTGACACTTGTGGCAAAGATTTCATCCGCTCCTCTGACCTGCGAAAGCATGAGCGGAACATGCACACCAATAACAAGCCCTTCCCATGCACGCACTGTGGCAAAACCTTTAATAAACCCCTCTCACTGAAGCGTCATGAGCGTAAGCACTTGGGTGAGAAACCTTTCTCCTGTCCCGACTGTGGGAAGGCTTTTGCTCTTGCCAGTCGTATGGCAGAGCACCAAAAGATCCACACAGGAGTGCGTCCCTACATCTGCTCAGTGTGTTCCAAGTGTTTCACAAAGTCCTCCAACTTGACCGAACACGAGGCCATTCACAGCGGAGTGCGGCCCCATAAGTGCACAGAGTGTGGCGTGGCATTTGCCATGGCTTCCCGCCTCATTCGACACCAGTATGTCCACAGTAAAGAGAAACCTCACAGCTGCACAGGCTGCAGCAAGAACTTTAGCCACCTAGCCACGCTGAATCTTCACCAGGAGCAAACCTGTGCTGGGAGGATCTTTGTCTGTATGGAGTGTAACAAATCATTCCAGTGTGCTGCAAAGCTTTCAAAGCATATGCTGAGCCACAGGGACAAGAGTGTCTGA
- the LOC124061066 gene encoding glutamine synthetase-like isoform X1: protein MATSASSNLNKAVKQQYMELPQGDKVQAMYIWIDGSGEGLRCKTRTLDFEPKTIEDLPEWNFDGSSTYQSEGSNSDMFLIPAAMFRDPFRKDPNKLVLCEVLKYNRKPAETNLRRTCKQIMSIVENNHPWFGMEQEYTLLGTDGHPFGWPSNGFPGPQGPYYCGVGADKAYGRDIVEAHYRACLYAGVKICGTNAEVMPAQWEFQVGPCEGINMGDHLWVARFILHRVCEDFGVLASFDPKPIPGNWNGAGCHTNFSTKEMRDDGGLKIIEESIERLAKRHRYHIRAYDPKGGLDNARRLTGHHETSNIDEFSAGVANRGASIRIPRSVGQDKKGYFEDRRPSANCDPYVVTEALVRTCLLKEEGEEPTDYSK from the exons ATGGCCACCTCAGCAAGTTCTAACCTGAACAAAGCTGTTAAGCAGCAGTACATGGAGCTCCCTCAGGGGGACAAGGTCCAAGCCATGTACATCTGGATAGATGGGTCTGGAGAGGGACTGCGCTGCAAGACCAGAACTTTGGATTTTGAACCCAAGACGATTGAGG ACCTTCCCGAGTGGAACTTTGATGGCTCCAGCACCTACCAGTCAGAGGGCTCTAACAGCGACATGTTCCTCATCCCAGCAGCCATGTTCAGGGATCCATTCAGAAAAGACCCAAACAAACTGGTGCTGTGTGAGGTGCTCAAGTACAACCGCAAGCCAGCAG AGACCAATCTGCGGCGCACCTGTAAACAGATCATGAGCATAGTGGAGAATAACCACCCGTGGTTCGGTATGGAGCAAGAGTATACTCTTCTGGGCACGGATGGACATCCCTTTGGCTGGCCCTCCAATGGCTTCCCTGGTCCACAAG GGCCTTATTACTGTGGAGTGGGCGCAGATAAGGCGTATGGACGAGACATAGTGGAGGCGCACTACAGAGCCTGTCTGTATGCTGGAGTTAAAATCTGTGGCACCAATGCTGAAGTCATGCCAGCTCAG tgggAGTTCCAGGTTGGGCCTTGTGAAGGTATAAACATGGGGGATCATCTGTGGGTTGCTCGCTTCATCCTTCACAGAGTATGTGAGGATTTCGGTGTGCTTGCATCTTTTGACCCCAAACCAATCCCAGGGAACTGGAATGGTGCTGGCTGCCACACCAACTTTAGCACAAAGGAGATGCGAGACGATGGTGGACTGAA AATCATTGAGGAGTCGATCGAAAGGCTTGCGAAGAGACACCGGTACCACATCCGTGCCTACGATCCCAAAGGTGGGCTCGACAATGCCAGACGTCTCACCGGTCATCACGAAACCTCAAACATCGACGAGTTCTCGGCTGGTGTGGCCAATCGTGGCGCCAGCATCCGTATCCCTCGATCAGTTGGGCAGGACAAGAAGGGCTACTTCGAGGACCGCCGTCCGTCTGCCAACTGTGACCCTTATGTCGTTACAGAGGCTTTGGTGCGCACATGTTTACtcaaagaggagggagaggagccCACAGATTACAGCAAATGA
- the LOC124061066 gene encoding glutamine synthetase-like isoform X2: MATSASSNLNKAVKQQYMELPQGDKVQAMYIWIDGSGEGLRCKTRTLDFEPKTIEDLPEWNFDGSSTYQSEGSNSDMFLIPAAMFRDPFRKDPNKLVLCEVLKYNRKPAETNLRRTCKQIMSIVENNHPWFGMEQEYTLLGTDGHPFGWPSNGFPGPQGPYYCGVGADKAYGRDIVEAHYRACLYAGVKICGTNAEVMPAQWEFQVGPCEGNWNGAGCHTNFSTKEMRDDGGLKIIEESIERLAKRHRYHIRAYDPKGGLDNARRLTGHHETSNIDEFSAGVANRGASIRIPRSVGQDKKGYFEDRRPSANCDPYVVTEALVRTCLLKEEGEEPTDYSK, translated from the exons ATGGCCACCTCAGCAAGTTCTAACCTGAACAAAGCTGTTAAGCAGCAGTACATGGAGCTCCCTCAGGGGGACAAGGTCCAAGCCATGTACATCTGGATAGATGGGTCTGGAGAGGGACTGCGCTGCAAGACCAGAACTTTGGATTTTGAACCCAAGACGATTGAGG ACCTTCCCGAGTGGAACTTTGATGGCTCCAGCACCTACCAGTCAGAGGGCTCTAACAGCGACATGTTCCTCATCCCAGCAGCCATGTTCAGGGATCCATTCAGAAAAGACCCAAACAAACTGGTGCTGTGTGAGGTGCTCAAGTACAACCGCAAGCCAGCAG AGACCAATCTGCGGCGCACCTGTAAACAGATCATGAGCATAGTGGAGAATAACCACCCGTGGTTCGGTATGGAGCAAGAGTATACTCTTCTGGGCACGGATGGACATCCCTTTGGCTGGCCCTCCAATGGCTTCCCTGGTCCACAAG GGCCTTATTACTGTGGAGTGGGCGCAGATAAGGCGTATGGACGAGACATAGTGGAGGCGCACTACAGAGCCTGTCTGTATGCTGGAGTTAAAATCTGTGGCACCAATGCTGAAGTCATGCCAGCTCAG tgggAGTTCCAGGTTGGGCCTTGTGAAG GGAACTGGAATGGTGCTGGCTGCCACACCAACTTTAGCACAAAGGAGATGCGAGACGATGGTGGACTGAA AATCATTGAGGAGTCGATCGAAAGGCTTGCGAAGAGACACCGGTACCACATCCGTGCCTACGATCCCAAAGGTGGGCTCGACAATGCCAGACGTCTCACCGGTCATCACGAAACCTCAAACATCGACGAGTTCTCGGCTGGTGTGGCCAATCGTGGCGCCAGCATCCGTATCCCTCGATCAGTTGGGCAGGACAAGAAGGGCTACTTCGAGGACCGCCGTCCGTCTGCCAACTGTGACCCTTATGTCGTTACAGAGGCTTTGGTGCGCACATGTTTACtcaaagaggagggagaggagccCACAGATTACAGCAAATGA